In one Gallus gallus isolate bGalGal1 chromosome 20, bGalGal1.mat.broiler.GRCg7b, whole genome shotgun sequence genomic region, the following are encoded:
- the MTG2 gene encoding mitochondrial ribosome-associated GTPase 2 isoform X2 → MLLRCALSLRGLSGWRPVLGREPAFSTSCAACSKNRRLRQKRVISEKKLVSACGGLCAVPGRALHTALLRSSRCPPHGRHCYSRGVTASCRRQLPHRLRLVLEKPQRTFSSCLDGIPYLLTRYFVDHRRVRVVGGQGGGGSQSFCSEPRKIFGGPDGGNGGDGGHVILKADQQMKSLSSVLPFYQGFHGERGGSKNCYGANGACVYVKVPVGTLVKEDGVVVADLTQHGEEYVAAYGGAGGKGNRFFLSNEKRAPTLFTPGEPGQERVLHLELKTTAHAGLVGFPNAGKSSLLRALSNAKPAVAAYPFTTLNPHVGIVRYEDYEQVAVADIPGLIRGAHQNRGLGMAFLRHIERCCFLLYVVDLSVSQPWIQLQDLKYELEQYKKGLSTRPCVVIGNKIDLAESRINLPLLKEKIDDRVIALSALTGDNLEELLLHLKELYDTYVKMERSRGQSPVKW, encoded by the exons ATGCTGCTGCGCTGCGCGTTGTCGCTCCGCGGGCTGTCGGGGTGGAGGCCCGTGCTCGGCCGAGAGCCGGCTTTCTCCACGAGTTGCGCCGCTTGCTCAAAGAACAGGCGGCTGAGGCAAAAAAGAGTCATTTCGGAAAAGAAATTGGTGAGTGCTTGCGGTGGGCTTTGCGCCGTGCCCGGGCGGGCGCTGCACACCGCGCTGCTCCGCTCCTCGCGCTGCCCTCCGCACGGCCGTCACTGTTACTCACGGGGTGTTACAGCCTCGTGTAGGAGGCAGCTGCCGCACCGGCTGCGTTTGGTGTTGGAGAAACCGCAGAGGACCTTTTCTTCGTGTCTGGATGGAATTCCTTATCTCCTG ACACGCTATTTTGTGGATCACCGGAGAGTGCGCGTGGTTGGGgggcaaggaggaggaggaagtcaGTCTTTCTGTAGTGAAcctagaaaaatatttggaggTCCTGACGGTGGAAATGGAGGTGATGGAGGTCATGTCATTTTGAAAG CTGACCAGCAAATGAAATCACTGTCTTCAGTCCTCCCTTTCTATCAGGGTTTTCatggagagagaggaggaagcaaAAACTGTTATGGAGCCAATGGAGCATGTGTTTATGTTAAA GTCCCTGTAGGTACATTGGTAAAGGAGGATGGGGTAGTTGTGGCTGACCTCACTCAACATGGTGAAGAGTATGTTGCAGCTTatggaggagctggagggaaAGGTAACcgcttttttctttccaatgaAAAGCGAGCTCCAACATTATTTACTCCAGGAGAGCCAGGTCAGGAGAGGGTCCTCCATTTGGAACTCAAGACAACAGCTCATGCAGGATTG GTGGGCTTTCCCAATGCTGGGAAATCATCGCTTTTGAGAGCGCTGTCCAACGCAAAGCCAGCAGTGGCTGCCTACCCATTCACAACTCTAAACCCCCACGTTGGCATTGTCCGCTATGAAGACTATGAACAAGTAGCAG TTGCTGACATTCCTGGCCTAATAAGAGGTGCTCATCAGAACAGAGGCCTCGGGATGGCCTTCCTAAGGCACATTGAACGatgctgctttcttttataTGTGGTGGATCTCTCTGTGTCTCAGCCATGGATTCAGCTGCAAGACTTAAAATATGAACTTGAGCAATATAAAAAAGGATTGTCTACAAGGCCTTGTGTTGTCATTGGGAATAAAATTGACCTTGCTGAGTCCAGGATTAATCTACCACTCCTTAAAGAAAAGATAGATGACAGAGTCATTGCATTATCTGCATTGACAGGAGACAATCTAGAGGAACTGTTACTGCATTTGAAAGAGCTGTATGACACTTACGTGAAGATGGAACGATCACGAGGGCAGAGCCCAGTCAAGTGGTAG
- the MTG2 gene encoding mitochondrial ribosome-associated GTPase 2 isoform X1, with product MLLRCALSLRGLSGWRPVLGREPAFSTSCAACSKNRRLRQKRVISEKKLTRYFVDHRRVRVVGGQGGGGSQSFCSEPRKIFGGPDGGNGGDGGHVILKADQQMKSLSSVLPFYQGFHGERGGSKNCYGANGACVYVKVPVGTLVKEDGVVVADLTQHGEEYVAAYGGAGGKGNRFFLSNEKRAPTLFTPGEPGQERVLHLELKTTAHAGLVGFPNAGKSSLLRALSNAKPAVAAYPFTTLNPHVGIVRYEDYEQVAVADIPGLIRGAHQNRGLGMAFLRHIERCCFLLYVVDLSVSQPWIQLQDLKYELEQYKKGLSTRPCVVIGNKIDLAESRINLPLLKEKIDDRVIALSALTGDNLEELLLHLKELYDTYVKMERSRGQSPVKW from the exons ATGCTGCTGCGCTGCGCGTTGTCGCTCCGCGGGCTGTCGGGGTGGAGGCCCGTGCTCGGCCGAGAGCCGGCTTTCTCCACGAGTTGCGCCGCTTGCTCAAAGAACAGGCGGCTGAGGCAAAAAAGAGTCATTTCGGAAAAGAAATTG ACACGCTATTTTGTGGATCACCGGAGAGTGCGCGTGGTTGGGgggcaaggaggaggaggaagtcaGTCTTTCTGTAGTGAAcctagaaaaatatttggaggTCCTGACGGTGGAAATGGAGGTGATGGAGGTCATGTCATTTTGAAAG CTGACCAGCAAATGAAATCACTGTCTTCAGTCCTCCCTTTCTATCAGGGTTTTCatggagagagaggaggaagcaaAAACTGTTATGGAGCCAATGGAGCATGTGTTTATGTTAAA GTCCCTGTAGGTACATTGGTAAAGGAGGATGGGGTAGTTGTGGCTGACCTCACTCAACATGGTGAAGAGTATGTTGCAGCTTatggaggagctggagggaaAGGTAACcgcttttttctttccaatgaAAAGCGAGCTCCAACATTATTTACTCCAGGAGAGCCAGGTCAGGAGAGGGTCCTCCATTTGGAACTCAAGACAACAGCTCATGCAGGATTG GTGGGCTTTCCCAATGCTGGGAAATCATCGCTTTTGAGAGCGCTGTCCAACGCAAAGCCAGCAGTGGCTGCCTACCCATTCACAACTCTAAACCCCCACGTTGGCATTGTCCGCTATGAAGACTATGAACAAGTAGCAG TTGCTGACATTCCTGGCCTAATAAGAGGTGCTCATCAGAACAGAGGCCTCGGGATGGCCTTCCTAAGGCACATTGAACGatgctgctttcttttataTGTGGTGGATCTCTCTGTGTCTCAGCCATGGATTCAGCTGCAAGACTTAAAATATGAACTTGAGCAATATAAAAAAGGATTGTCTACAAGGCCTTGTGTTGTCATTGGGAATAAAATTGACCTTGCTGAGTCCAGGATTAATCTACCACTCCTTAAAGAAAAGATAGATGACAGAGTCATTGCATTATCTGCATTGACAGGAGACAATCTAGAGGAACTGTTACTGCATTTGAAAGAGCTGTATGACACTTACGTGAAGATGGAACGATCACGAGGGCAGAGCCCAGTCAAGTGGTAG